The DNA region ACACAATCCTGGCCTGGAAGAATTTGCCCAAATCCTTTCAGGCGAGCGGGTTGTTATGCAAACCTGCACATTGATTCAATTTTCTTTTGATTTAAAGCATTGGAAGGATTTTGAGGGTGTAAAAAATGCGCACATGAAGATTATCAATTGAAGTAAGTAAGCTAAGATTAATTTGAGCCTTGCCAATTTACCAGTAATTCTGGCTCCTTTTTCAATAGTAATTTCTTGGTAAAAAAATATTACCCGTAATTACTGCGCTCGCCCTAAGAGTTAGGGCGATATGGATTTGAAGATCGTTTTCAACGTAACCGGCAATATCGGCTAACTGACAATCAACTTGACCTTGGACCTCACCATATTCTTTTACCAATAATTCTTTAGTGATTAGGTTGCCCTCAATTAGGCCGGCTACTATAGTTTTATTAGGCGCGTTGAAAGAGCCCCGTAAGCAAACTCCTTTACCAACAGCTAGATTTACCATCTGAGTTGAATTTTCTTCTGCAGGTACCGCTGGCTTACCTTGGATTGGTTTAATAAGCTCATTGCTTTGAGGCAGGCCCTCATTGGAAAGACTCCCCATGGATGAATTTGATATGAGCGGTACTTCTTTTTTAAAAACATTGGTATTACCGCCTTAATCCTATAAGTGGTAATAAAACTGTCAACAAATTACTTTAGCATCAGCTTGTCACAAATTCTCTCCTTAAGTCTCCATGTCCTTTATCTCCAAACCAAAGGTAGTAACAGTAATTCTCAAAGAAGCGTTAAAAGCCGCTCGTGAGGAGCGGGGCTTAAGTCATGAAGAGCTTGCTGAAATAGCCTGTCTTAAAAAATGGCAAATTAAGGAGCTCGAAGAAGCAGAGACCTTTTTGACCTTCTACACAATGGCCATTAAGATACAGGCGGCTAAGAGAATTGGAGGTTCTCTCGGTCTTTCAGAGCATCAGTTTTTATCTTTAATCGAGACAATGGGTTGAGTAATGTATTAGACTATTAAAGTTCGTCATTTTGATGAGAGCGGATCTCACACCTCCAAGATCAGAATGTATGGCGAGAACTTGAGAGAAGTCATGTCTAAAGTGCATGATATACATCGGAAGTCTTTACTTGTTTCTTATCAGGTAGGTTATGGGCCGGAGATTGAGTTTGAAAACTCAAACTAGAGTTCATATTTTGCGTAAATTAAACTTATGATTTGGTTAATTAAGCACTCTGTCTCGCATACCTGTTGCACAGTTCATTACACAGTGTCATTTTTATGCTGTAAGCCATTGAAATATATACACATTCCAGCAGCCACGAATTCTTC from Polynucleobacter sp. AP-Elch-400A-B2 includes:
- a CDS encoding polymer-forming cytoskeletal protein, which translates into the protein MGSLSNEGLPQSNELIKPIQGKPAVPAEENSTQMVNLAVGKGVCLRGSFNAPNKTIVAGLIEGNLITKELLVKEYGEVQGQVDCQLADIAGYVENDLQIHIALTLRASAVITGNIFLPRNYY
- a CDS encoding RodZ family helix-turn-helix domain-containing protein, which encodes MSFISKPKVVTVILKEALKAAREERGLSHEELAEIACLKKWQIKELEEAETFLTFYTMAIKIQAAKRIGGSLGLSEHQFLSLIETMG